From Campylobacter pinnipediorum subsp. caledonicus:
ACTCTCATATTTAGGTTTGTTTGGAATCTCTGCTATACACTTAGTAGGCACTAGCACATCTTTATATACTATTTGTTTAGTAGCACTAGCACATCCACTAAATAGCATTAATGCTATTATTAAAATGCTTTTCATCTGCTTACCTCCTTAAACAATGCTTCAAAGTAAGCTAGTTTTTTCTCGCAACTAGCATTTTTTGAAACGCTTTCAACCTTTATCTTTTTATTTAATGCTTTTTGTATATTGTGATTATCTACTTTTAACTTTTTTACAGCCTCATTTTGCTTATAAATGATCTCATCTTTTTCTCTAATTTTTACACCCAAAAGTGCATTATCAAGCTTTAAATTTGATAGCTCATTTTTAGAATTTAATAGCTCATTGTTGATTGTGTATGTCTTATAAAGAAGCATACAAAGAGTTAAGATAAGCCCGATAATAGCGTAGTTTAGTTTAGAATTCTTAAGTAGATTAAATATTATACTTATCATTGTCTATACTTTATTTTGTGATAAAGTCTACAGCTATAATAAAACAGTCTAGTTTTAAATTTATTCACACCCAAAGCTAAAAGAGCTTTTAAAAGCATGTCATCAGCATATTTGAAGCTCACATTTTTGAGTGTGTCGTATTTGATAGTGCTATCAGCTACATCACATAAATAATCATGCAAGATAGTAGCCGATAGATACTCAGGACTATTTGGTGGAAAGATAGGCCATAAAAGGCGAGGCACATTTGCACCATTGCTTTTATACCCCTTAGGTACTTTTATACCTTCAAAGATAAAATCTTCTACAACTTCAAATCTATCTTTATTGAAAGGTTTAACTACCACACAATTAATATCCTTCATCTTTAGTTACTCCTTTTATATCTCTAATTCTGGTAAACCCTCTAAAAGTTCATCAAGGTTTATTGTGCTAGGGTCTTGATCACCTTTCTCAGCTAAAAACATATACCCAGTTTTCCACACTTTAGACTTCCACACACCAAAAGCTTTTCCTTCTTCTTGAAAGTCATTTTCATACCCAGCATAAGAACTGGCACTTAAAATATTATCATATCCGTGTTCTTGTGCTTTTTTATCTAAATACTCCCCAGCTCTATCCTTAAATTCTTGTATAAGTTTTTCTTTTGTGTATTCTTGTATACTCTTTGTCTCTATGATTTGAGCTACATATTCACCATCTACCTCTTTATACTCTACCGTTTGATAATCAGGGTTAATTTGAACTTCTACAACAGGAAGCAACCCAATCTTATTTAGTTCCTCTTTACTTAGTCTATCAAGATAAAATATCCCATCATCTGTAGTTACATAACTATCAAATACAAACCTTTTTTCTTTTTTATCAAAGTATTTTTTCATTTTTTATCCTTATCTCCAAGCTGTGTTGGCGTTCTTGTTTCTAAACTTAGATGGAACATTACTTTTTGACAATGCTGAGCCTTGAGCAAAATATTGGTATATAGCAACACGACCAACGCTCCAGTTAGTTATGTTTTTGTTAAACTTTTTACAATCGTGGAACATAAAGGACATATCAATAACTTTATCAGTCTTGAAATGTTCTAAAGTCTGATTAAACTCATAGCAGTCCCAAAACATACTATTCATATCAGTAACATTTTCTGTATTGAGGTTATTTAAAGACTGGTTAAATTTCTTACAACCGTAGAACATATCAGCCATATTTGTAATTTGTGTTGTATCCCAAAGACTAATATCAGGGTCATTAAAGTACAGACTGTTATTTGCATTTGAGTCATTCTTAAAAAGATATTTAAACGAAGTTGGTGGCTTTGAGAAATATAAACCATCATTAGGTTTAAATGTATAAGGAGTTCCTCCTCGCTCTACGTATTTTGGGTATACTGGGTCTTTAGTGGTATGTGTCAGTGGAAAATATGTACCTTTGAATCTTTGGACTTTAGATTCAACACTATTGCTGTTATTAACTGTTATATGTGACATTTTGATATCAGTAGGACTAACAGCAAAATAAATAAAAAGCTCATAGCCATATAAATTTTTTGGTACTACTTTAAACTTACACATACTACCAAATCCTGATATTTTAGAGCCATCCATTACTACTATCATCCCAGTTTGCCCAGCAATTGCGTTGTTTAAAGACAGTGTTTCTTTTGTAGATGGGGTTATAACAAAGTTGTTACTCTGTCTTAAATCAGCACTTAAACTTGTTTGTTCCCTTTTATCAAATGCAGTCTGTCCTGCTTTTTTTAGATATAAAAATTCAGCTGAAGTTTTGTCTATTTTCTTATCTATCAACTCTTTAAGGACTTTACCTTGATTGGCACTAAGGGCTTCCTTTGGCGATGAACTAGCAAGATTATCTGTTACTGTTGTATAGTTTGCGTTTTCTGAACGAATATACCTACTATCTGCACTACTTTGAGTTAAAAATCCTGAAGTGCTAGGTATAGCGCTTCTTACAGAGTTTAACTCATTCTTTGTAGCATAAGTGTTATTTGCATTTACGGTAGTAAGATAGTTAGCTAGTGCTGAACTTAATGCATATTTACCATCGCTTTGTGCTTTTGTATAAACATCTCCTAAAAGCTCGTTTATCTTATTACTTGAATAAACCTTATTAATAGCACTTGAGTTGTCGTTTATAAGATTGGTCAATTTCTCATCTACATTTATATCTGCTAATTTTTGTTCTATTTTATTACTACTATATGTTTGAGTTTGTGAAACTACATTATCATTTATAACACCCCCAGAGATAACTTGATTTATTTGCTCTTTTATCTCAGATAAACTACTCCCCAACTCTTTTAATTCAGCCTTTTTTTGGTCTAACTCATCATTAGCCGAATTCACATTTTGCATAAAGTCTTGTATTTGCTCTTTTAACTCGTTAGTTTCAGCTTTTGCGCTTTTAACAATTTGTAACACTTCATCGCTTTTCTCTTGTTGTATATTTTCAAGATGTTTCTCTATTTGTGTAAATTTTGTGTGCTTATCATCTGTATAGGCTCTTAACTCATCGGTTTTTAAATCAATATGCCTTTTCGCACTATCAACGCTTGTCAATGTTTGATTAACCTTTTCTGCATTTTTTCTAAAATCATTTGTAGCGTTTGTTATCTCATCGTGCTTTTGCTTAATATCATTAGCATATCTTTTACTTTCATCTGCCTTACTTATTGCATTTCTTTCAGCGGTTAAAGCACTTTGCTTAAGGCTTTCAAGTGTTGATTTTAAGGTATCTAAGGTATTATGAAATTCATTAAATAAGCTATATTTACTGTCAAAATCACCCTTTTCGTTTTCAAAAGTGTTTTTGACCTCATTTATACCTTGTTCTATTGTTTCAACCCTATCTTTAGCTTGTGTAATGCTTTCGTTTATACCTTTTATTTCTGTTAAATTGATAGTCTTTATAGCACTTTCTAACTCTGTTGTTTGTGTTAGCAAAAACTTTAATGCCTCTAGCGTTTCATCAGCTAATTTTAACTCGTGCATACTTATCATAATTTAGCCTTTTTGATAGTTTCTTTACACTCAATGAAATGTTTAGCCATATTTTTTAAAAACTTAAGCAAATCAATATCAGCTATTGATTTTACATTGTCAATTAAGTGTATTTTGTCTTTTTCATTAATCATAATAAACCTCTATACCGTCATTTGCGTTAAATTGATTGATTATATCCATAGCTAACTGCCTAAACCCCATATCTTTATTAAGTAAGAAAAGCACTTCATACATAACAGCATAAGTTAATACTTCATCTATTTGTATATGTTTTTCAGTTGAGTTTATATCTACTTTATCGGGTATTCTTAGCCCAAACCCATTGCTTAATCTTCTCAATAATCTTATGTTTGTTGTGTCTTTTACTACCAATTCAGATGGTACACATTTTGTAGCTACAAATACAATCGCCTCTTTAACTAATTCATTTAAAAGTTCATCGCTAGGGAGATTGATACCACTCTTCCCCCTTAGCGACAATAACTTTTTAAACTCACTTGCAATCATTATGCACGAAGTCCTACACCTATACAGAATGCGTCCGCGTTTCTAACTTCAAGACAACC
This genomic window contains:
- a CDS encoding BspA family leucine-rich repeat surface protein translates to MISMHELKLADETLEALKFLLTQTTELESAIKTINLTEIKGINESITQAKDRVETIEQGINEVKNTFENEKGDFDSKYSLFNEFHNTLDTLKSTLESLKQSALTAERNAISKADESKRYANDIKQKHDEITNATNDFRKNAEKVNQTLTSVDSAKRHIDLKTDELRAYTDDKHTKFTQIEKHLENIQQEKSDEVLQIVKSAKAETNELKEQIQDFMQNVNSANDELDQKKAELKELGSSLSEIKEQINQVISGGVINDNVVSQTQTYSSNKIEQKLADINVDEKLTNLINDNSSAINKVYSSNKINELLGDVYTKAQSDGKYALSSALANYLTTVNANNTYATKNELNSVRSAIPSTSGFLTQSSADSRYIRSENANYTTVTDNLASSSPKEALSANQGKVLKELIDKKIDKTSAEFLYLKKAGQTAFDKREQTSLSADLRQSNNFVITPSTKETLSLNNAIAGQTGMIVVMDGSKISGFGSMCKFKVVPKNLYGYELFIYFAVSPTDIKMSHITVNNSNSVESKVQRFKGTYFPLTHTTKDPVYPKYVERGGTPYTFKPNDGLYFSKPPTSFKYLFKNDSNANNSLYFNDPDISLWDTTQITNMADMFYGCKKFNQSLNNLNTENVTDMNSMFWDCYEFNQTLEHFKTDKVIDMSFMFHDCKKFNKNITNWSVGRVAIYQYFAQGSALSKSNVPSKFRNKNANTAWR
- a CDS encoding DUF1353 domain-containing protein; amino-acid sequence: MKDINCVVVKPFNKDRFEVVEDFIFEGIKVPKGYKSNGANVPRLLWPIFPPNSPEYLSATILHDYLCDVADSTIKYDTLKNVSFKYADDMLLKALLALGVNKFKTRLFYYSCRLYHKIKYRQ